One window from the genome of Oncorhynchus kisutch isolate 150728-3 linkage group LG21, Okis_V2, whole genome shotgun sequence encodes:
- the LOC109866475 gene encoding activator of 90 kDa heat shock protein ATPase homolog 1 isoform X2, with the protein MRKEGAKKVRAALGSYVGHLKSEFTQGMILPTANGAASKPQPSQTKVKVDKTQIGPSSSAPPSSTGVKISTCKFSLKETFLTSPDELYRTFINQNMVQAFTHAAAVVDGEKGGKFQLLEGSVNGEFTELVQDEKIVMKWRFKTWPCEHYATITLNMKDRGNETELKLECKDVPTGEEDRTKEGWKRYYFEAIKQTFGFGARLY; encoded by the exons ATGAGGAAGGAGGGAGCAAAGAAAGTGCGAGCTGCCCTGGGGAGCTATGTTGGCCACCTGAAATCAG AGTTCACTCAGGGCATGATCCTGCCCACGGCGAATGGGGCGGCGAGCAAGCCACAGCCATCGCAGACAAAGGTCAAAGTTGACAAAACCCAG ATTGGTCCCTCTTCTTCTGCTCCACCATCCAGCACAGGGGTCAAGATTTCAACCTGCAAGTTTAGTCTCAAGGAGACCTTCCTCACCTCACCTGATGAGCTGTACAGAACCTTCATCAACCAAAAC ATGGTCCAGGCGTTCACCCATGCTGCAGCTGTGGTCGACGGAGAAAAAGGAGGGAAGTTTCAGCTGCTAGAGGGGAGTGTCAACGGAGAGTTTACAGAGCTG GTCCAAGATGAGAAGATTGTTATGAAATGGAGGTTcaagacctggccatgtg AGCACTATGCGACTATCACTCTAAACATGAAGGATCGAGGCAATGAGACTGAGCTGAAGCTGGAATGTAAAGATGTCCCTACTGGAGAAGAGGATAGGACGAAGGAGGGTTGGAAGAGATACTACTTTGAAGCCATCAAACAAACTTTTGGATTCGGGGCCCGACTCTATTGA